The sequence below is a genomic window from Thioclava nitratireducens.
AACCTGTCCTTCTCGTTGAGGACTCAATGAAACGCGAGGGGGCGAAGTTCCTGCCGAGCGAAGTGTGAGCAGCGACCCGCTGAGACGTTGGCGGCAATGCGGCTCCCTCTAGCTGGAAAAGTCTGGTTCAAAATGTGCTCGGGCCTAAGCGGCGAAAACGCAGGAAGTTCCGACAGAAAGCCAGAATAAGTCCCGCGCGAACGTCGGGGACAGCGGTTGTCCGGTCCGACCGGCAATCGAGCGCTGTGCGGTGACGCGGTTGCAGAAAGGTCAGCTTCGCGGCTTGCTGTCATACCCCAAGGGCCGCGCAAGCAGGAACCGAACAGGTCAGCCGTTTGTTGATTTCCCGAACCAGACAGGAGACACGCCATGAAATACGGATGGAGACTTCTTTTCATTCCGCTCTGGGTGCTCTGCATTGCCGGAGCCGTTGTGACCGCCTTTCTCGCATTCGACTGGATGAACTGGCAGGCCTTCGTCGTGGCAGGCCTGATCGGTCTGCTAGCGGGCGTTCCGGCGGGCCTTTGGAACACGTTCAAGATCAGACGGGAGGACCCGGACTGGAACCGGTCGCCCTCGCGCAGCGGCGTCACCTGAACCGGCTTCGCGCCCCTGCCGGATGGCGTTGGCGCGTTCGCCGGTTTCGGCTTTTACGCAAGGAAAATTCAGTTGCTCCATGCGACAGGCCCGTCGCCCACCCGAGGACCAAGGAAGGCGTTCGATGACGAACAAGGAAGATATCGAATACGTGGACGGCAAGGCACGTTCAGGGTCGGCGGAAGCCAGCCAGCTACGCGAAACCATCGACAAAGGCGGCGCGGGTGATAAGGTGGGGTTCAGCGACCCCGCCGCCGCGCCTCTCGGCACCGATGACGAGGCGGCCGGCACACCTCCGAGCCCCGATCAGGTACGTATGGCACAGCGTCTGGAGGGTCGCCGGTCCGAGGCGGAGATCGAAAAGCAGACTCCGGCCGAACGCAACAGCGGTATCAGCAAGTGGACCGCCGTCGCGATCGCCGTCGCGGTCCTCGTCGTCCTCGTGGTGACCTGGATGTGGATCGGCTGACTCGCCCGATCCGCCCGGATCCCGCGCAGTCCGTCGGCGCGGCCGAGGGCCCGGGCCCTCAAGACCAGAGAAAATGCAGCGCGCTACCGATCGCGCCACCGACCACGGCCGATATCCCGGCAACGAAAGTGAGGCGCCTCTCATGCGCGCGGCGGCGTTCATCTGCCTGTCGATGAATTTCCATGCGCGCGATCCAGACTTCGTGGGGATGTGCTTCCGCGCCGAGCGACGAACTGAGGTAGAGATCTGCGAGCGGAAACCCCTTCACGCGCTCAACTGCGATTTTCACATCCTCGGCCCGGTTCATGTCCAAGCCCGTCAGGGCCGTTTCGACCATTCTATGGGACACGACCGGGTCGGCCTGCTCCCCCTCCAAATGAGACTCCATCTGCAAAGCCTTCCATCATCAAAACCCCAGCAAGCCGCCTGCCGCAATTTTAGGCAACGCGTAAAATTGTATCCCTGACAATCGCTCACCGAAGAAGGCCCCCATTTCCCGCCGGGGAAAATGCGGCTGCGACAAGCGCCCTCAGCTCTATTGAACCTTTTTGGGAAACCGAAGCGGCGAACGCGGGTTGGCTCTGCATAGGCAGGGGATTTCGAAGATCCCCTGACGTAACGCGGCACGCAAGGACACGCTCCGATCGATCACCATGAGTCAGGAGGCACACGCGTGGAACATGCGACGTTCGACCCGGGCCTGATCGGCCACGTTTCCCGCGCGGCCGGGTTTACGCTCGGGCTCCCCGTCCCTCGTGAGCGCAAAAGCGAGGCCGATATCCTCCGCTCTGTGAGCGGAGGCGGGTGACGCCATGGTGCTTGCAGGTCGCATTTCCGACTTCATCCGGCAGACGATGGCCGGGGGGCCAGACTGGCTCGGGCCCGCAGTCGTGCTTCTGGGCGCGCTCCTGCTGTCCTTGCTGCTGCATTGGCTGCTTTTCCGCGCCCTTAGGCGCTGGGTGGACGCTGGCAGCGGCATGGCGGGCTCGGCGCTGCGACAGGCAAAGAGACCGATGCGGCTGGCATTTCTGCTCGCGGCATTGGCGATCGCGGTGCCGCGCACCGACCTGCCGTGGCGGTTGCAGGACGTATTGGGGCACATATTCCTGATCCTCCTGATCGTGCTGATCGGCTGGACCTCGATCCTGCTGACCCGAAACCTGAGCGACCGGGTGATCCGTCGCCAGCGGATGGACCTCGATGACAACCTTGCTGCGCGCAAACTGGTGACGCAGTTTCGTGTCCTGCGGCGCACCGCGACGATCCTGCTGACCATCTTTACCGTCATGGGCGTGCTGCTGACCTTCGAGACCGTACAGAAATACGGCGTCAGCCTGTTCGCCTCGGCGGGCGCGGCCGGCCTGATCCTCGGGCTCGCGGCGCGCCCGGTTCTGGCCAACCTGATCGCGGGCATCCAGATCGCGATCACTCAGCCGATCCGGCTGGAGGACGTAGTGATCGTCGACGGCGAATGGGGCTGGATCGAAGAGATCTTTGCCACTTACGTTATCGTGCGGATCTGGGACTGGAGACGCATGGTGGTGCCGCTGAGCTATTTCATCGAACAACCGTTCCAGAACTGGACCCGCGAAAGCGCGTCGATCATCGGCGCCGTGCACTGGTATCTCGACTACACCGTGCCCGTGACCGAAGTGCGCGAAAAGCTCGAAGAGATCGTCCGCGAGTCGCCGCATTGGGACGGCCAGGTGATCAACCTTCAGGTCACCGATGCCGACAAGGACACGATTGCGCTGCGCGGTTTGATGAGCGCACGCACCTCGCCGCAGGCTTGGGACCTGCGCTGCGAAGTGCGCGAGAAGCTGATCGCGTGGCTGCAGGAAGCCTACCCCGAGGCGCTCCCGAGGATGCGCGCGGAACTCCTTTCTTCCCCCGCTGACACCGGCGCGTCGCCGGCCTGATCCGCGACCGACCACAGGAGAGCTGCCATGGATAACGACATGAACATTTCGACCCTTGCGCTGCTTGGCGGCGCGCATGTTCATCTGCCGGACCACCTGCAGCAGATGAAGGCGCGCGGCTTTCGTGTCGGCTACGTGCATGATCGCGATCCGGACCGCCGCGACCGGCTTTGCGCCGAGCTTGACGCCAAGCCCCTCGCGACGCTCGACGCCCTTCAGGGGCTGCAAACGGCGGGCGCAGTCGTATGCAGCGAGACGGCCCACCATGCCACCGATATCGGAGCGGCGATGTCTGCGGGTCTGCCGGTCTTTTCGGAGAAGCCGCTCGCCGGTAGCGCCCGCGACGCTGAGGCCGTGGCGCAGGACTCCGCGAAGGCCGAAGCGATACTGCACACTGCGTATTTCTTCCGAACCGTGCCCGCCCTGCGCAAGGCGAAGGGTTGGGTCTCCGAGGGGCGGCTGGGCGAGGTACGATCGGCGAGAATGCTCTTCAATCACGACGGCGGCTACGCGGACTGGCTGAATCTCGACAGTTGGATGACCGACCCGGAGCTCGCCTGCTACGACGGGTTCGTCGACGAGGCGGTGCACGCGATCGACGCCTTGCAGTGGATACTCGGGCCGATCCGCGAGGGACATGCGGCCACCGGCAACGCGCTGGGGTGGCCCTTGAACGATCACGGTGCCGCAATCCTGCGCTTTGCGAGCGGCGCCACCGGCGTTGTCGAAGCGGGCTGGACCGACACCCGGATGCGGCTCGAACTGGACCTCGTGGGCGATGCTGGTGCGATTTCACTCAAGGAGGGCGAGATGACGCTGACCCCGCGCGGGGCCGAGAGCCCGACCGAGCGCATGGTGCTCGATCCGCTCGACGCGGGCACCGGAATCCTGCCTTTCCTGAGCGCGCTCGAAGGCCGTGCCGCACCGGGGCTGGTCTCGGCCGCCGAGGCGGCGCGCGTCAACCGGGTGCTGGACGATCTCGGGCTTCGGCTCAACTGAACACGCGAAAGGAGCACGACGATGGATTATGGACTTCAAGGCAAAACGGCCCTGATCACGGGCGGCGCCTCGGGCATCGGCAAAGCCGCCGCCAGAACGCTGCTGGCCGAGGGCGCGCAGGTTATCCTCGTGGACCTCAAGGGTGACGAGGTGTCCCGCGCCGCCAAGGAGCTCGCCCACGGCACCTGCGCGCTTCAGGCCGACCTGCGCGATCCGAACCAGATCAAGGGTCTCGCCGCCACCACGCAAGAGCGCTTCACCATGCCGGACATCCTCGTCTGCGCGGCCGGTGTCACCGGCGCCAAGGGGCACCCGCTCGAGATGACGGACAGCGACTGGCACGACGCGTGGGAGAGCGATTTCATGTCGGTCGTCCGCACCGTGCGCGCCTTCGAGCCGACGATGGAAAACCGCGGCTGGGGTCGCGTCGTCATCCTCTGTTCCGAGAATGCGGCGCAGCCCTACGAGAACGAGGCGGTCTATAATGTGGCCAAGGCGGCGCTTCTCAATTTCGCCAAGGGGCTGAGCGGGGTGGCCGCGCGCCGGGGCGTGCTGGTCAATTGCGTCTCACCCGCCTTTATCGAGACACCCATGACCGATGGGATGATGGCCCAGAAGGCGGATGCGGAAGGCATCAGCCATGACGAAGCCGTCCGGAGCTTCTTGAAATCGGATCGCCCGTGGCTGGCGCTGGAGCGGCGCGGCAGACCCGAGGAAGTGGCCGCGACCATCGCCTTCCTGTGTTCCGAGCAAGCCAGTTTCGTTGTCGGTGCCAATTACCGCGTGGACGGCGGCTCGGTCGCCTCCATCGCCGTGTGACGGTCGGGGGTCGAAGACGCGCTTGGTGCGTAGATCAAGCCGTCGCCGGAGGGCCCACGCCGCCATGGCAAAACGCCTCAGGATCAGGAACCGGCGCTAAGCGGCGAGTCCGCCTCGGGAGAGGCGACCGCCACATGCCCCAGCTTCGCCTGCACCTCGCGCTCGTATTCGCCGACGCGCTGGACATTGTGCATGATCCGCGCAAACCACCGCATCGCATCAGTCGCCTGAAACGTCTCCTGCATCGTGTAGAGCCCAACATGCTCGCCCAGCAACAGGCCGCGCCGGTGCCGCGCGAGGCGATGGGCGACCGGGTCGGCCATCCGCGCCATGCGCTCCCCGATCTGCGGCAGATCGAGCGGACGTTCGGGTGACAGGCAGGCGGCGAACCATTGCGCGGGTCTGGGCGTGATCTTGCCGCGCAACAGGATCGGGATGTAGCCGCGGTGCTCGGCCTGCTCCACCAGACGCATGAGATGGTCGGCCTGATGCATCAGAGCGGCGAAGGCGGCGGCTTCGGCGGGCCGGTCTCGCGGGACCGAAATCTGCGCCATGTAATCCTTCAAGTCATCCAGAGCGATCGCGATCCGTGGCCCCAGCGTCGACATCCGCCGCAGATCGCGCGCGGGGCCGATCGCCAGCGAATAGGCTGCGAAAATCTCCTGCGCGGCCCAGATCACCATGGAATGCGCCGCTTGCATCGCGGCCCCTTCGTCGCTCAACAGGCGACGGTCCAGTTCCGGGGGCGCCCGCCCGCCGAGATCGGGCCGCAATTTCGCGACGAGCGTGGCGAATTGGCGGGTAACGGGAAGAAAGACCAGCGTTCCCAGCAGGTTGAACCCGGTGTGAAACAGCACGAGCGCCGTATCGACCCCGGTTCGCGCCGCCAGCCCCTCCAAAGGAGCCGCGACCAGTTGCAGGAGGGGAAAGGCGATCACCATCGTTCCGCAATTGAACAGCAGGTTCGCGATCGCGGTCTGCTGCATCGCGCGCGATCCCCCGAGGGCCGCGATCAGCGCGGTGAAGGTGGTGCCGAGGTTCATCCCGATCACCGCCGCAGCCGCCTGGATCAGCGGCAGCGCACCGTTGCTGACCAGCACCAGCACAACCGCGATCGCCGCCGAGGAGGATTGCATCACCACCGTGACCGCGATCCCCAGCGCCGCCATCGCGAGCAAGCCGCCCACCCCGGTTCCAGGCGTGCGCTCCACCGTGATCCAGGCCTCCGCCCCGGACATTCCCTGCTGCATCATGTCGAGCCCAATGAAGAGCAGGCAGAAGCCGGCGAGGACGCGCCCGATGCGCGCCGCCCGGCCATGCGAGAGAAACAGCGTCAGGCTCGCGAAGAACAAAAGCCCCATCGCCACCGCGCCCAGTTTCAGCTTGAAGCCCACCAGCGACACGATCCAGCCGGTGACCGTCGTGCCGATATTGGCGCCGTAGATCACGCCGAGCGCTTGCGGAAAACTAAGCAGTCCCGCGCCGACGAAGCCGACCGTCATCACCGTCGTCGCCGAAGACGACTGGATCACCGCCGTCGTCACCAGACCGCTCGCGACGCCCTTCAGCGGCGTGGTGGTGAACCGCGCCAG
It includes:
- a CDS encoding mechanosensitive ion channel family protein; the encoded protein is MVLAGRISDFIRQTMAGGPDWLGPAVVLLGALLLSLLLHWLLFRALRRWVDAGSGMAGSALRQAKRPMRLAFLLAALAIAVPRTDLPWRLQDVLGHIFLILLIVLIGWTSILLTRNLSDRVIRRQRMDLDDNLAARKLVTQFRVLRRTATILLTIFTVMGVLLTFETVQKYGVSLFASAGAAGLILGLAARPVLANLIAGIQIAITQPIRLEDVVIVDGEWGWIEEIFATYVIVRIWDWRRMVVPLSYFIEQPFQNWTRESASIIGAVHWYLDYTVPVTEVREKLEEIVRESPHWDGQVINLQVTDADKDTIALRGLMSARTSPQAWDLRCEVREKLIAWLQEAYPEALPRMRAELLSSPADTGASPA
- a CDS encoding Gfo/Idh/MocA family protein, encoding MDNDMNISTLALLGGAHVHLPDHLQQMKARGFRVGYVHDRDPDRRDRLCAELDAKPLATLDALQGLQTAGAVVCSETAHHATDIGAAMSAGLPVFSEKPLAGSARDAEAVAQDSAKAEAILHTAYFFRTVPALRKAKGWVSEGRLGEVRSARMLFNHDGGYADWLNLDSWMTDPELACYDGFVDEAVHAIDALQWILGPIREGHAATGNALGWPLNDHGAAILRFASGATGVVEAGWTDTRMRLELDLVGDAGAISLKEGEMTLTPRGAESPTERMVLDPLDAGTGILPFLSALEGRAAPGLVSAAEAARVNRVLDDLGLRLN
- a CDS encoding SDR family NAD(P)-dependent oxidoreductase, which gives rise to MDYGLQGKTALITGGASGIGKAAARTLLAEGAQVILVDLKGDEVSRAAKELAHGTCALQADLRDPNQIKGLAATTQERFTMPDILVCAAGVTGAKGHPLEMTDSDWHDAWESDFMSVVRTVRAFEPTMENRGWGRVVILCSENAAQPYENEAVYNVAKAALLNFAKGLSGVAARRGVLVNCVSPAFIETPMTDGMMAQKADAEGISHDEAVRSFLKSDRPWLALERRGRPEEVAATIAFLCSEQASFVVGANYRVDGGSVASIAV
- a CDS encoding Na/Pi cotransporter family protein — its product is MSETLAALGGVGLFLLGMKIMTEALREAAGSNLRRLLARFTTTPLKGVASGLVTTAVIQSSSATTVMTVGFVGAGLLSFPQALGVIYGANIGTTVTGWIVSLVGFKLKLGAVAMGLLFFASLTLFLSHGRAARIGRVLAGFCLLFIGLDMMQQGMSGAEAWITVERTPGTGVGGLLAMAALGIAVTVVMQSSSAAIAVVLVLVSNGALPLIQAAAAVIGMNLGTTFTALIAALGGSRAMQQTAIANLLFNCGTMVIAFPLLQLVAAPLEGLAARTGVDTALVLFHTGFNLLGTLVFLPVTRQFATLVAKLRPDLGGRAPPELDRRLLSDEGAAMQAAHSMVIWAAQEIFAAYSLAIGPARDLRRMSTLGPRIAIALDDLKDYMAQISVPRDRPAEAAAFAALMHQADHLMRLVEQAEHRGYIPILLRGKITPRPAQWFAACLSPERPLDLPQIGERMARMADPVAHRLARHRRGLLLGEHVGLYTMQETFQATDAMRWFARIMHNVQRVGEYEREVQAKLGHVAVASPEADSPLSAGS